The following proteins are encoded in a genomic region of Ignavibacteriota bacterium:
- the lolA gene encoding outer membrane lipoprotein chaperone LolA, producing MAQWQILTALMLLGTAYVVAYAGITAKEIIENVQEKYDDMEDAVVVFTQSVRFKVSRLEQQTSGTLYFKKKNKYRIETEQRVLVTDGKTSWSYSPQNKQLVVNTYKEDARSLSPENMLLQYPRDYFSALVGEEKSLGESCYVLKLTPKEGNPAARTMKIWVNKNWIIRKIEATESGGTVTTYTIKDVAIDKGIPDTRFEFKAPSGTDIIDLR from the coding sequence ATGGCACAATGGCAGATCCTCACGGCGCTGATGCTGCTCGGCACCGCCTACGTCGTTGCATATGCCGGGATCACCGCGAAAGAGATCATCGAAAACGTTCAGGAGAAATACGACGACATGGAGGATGCAGTCGTCGTCTTCACCCAGAGTGTACGTTTCAAAGTATCTCGGCTCGAACAACAGACTTCGGGCACACTGTATTTCAAGAAGAAAAACAAGTATCGGATCGAAACCGAACAACGCGTGTTGGTAACCGACGGCAAGACGTCGTGGTCGTACTCGCCGCAGAACAAGCAGCTCGTTGTTAATACTTACAAGGAAGACGCGCGTTCGCTGTCGCCCGAGAACATGCTGCTCCAATATCCACGGGATTATTTCTCGGCCTTGGTCGGGGAAGAAAAGTCGCTCGGCGAATCGTGCTATGTACTGAAGCTCACCCCCAAGGAGGGGAATCCCGCTGCGCGAACAATGAAAATATGGGTAAATAAAAACTGGATTATCCGAAAAATTGAAGCAACCGAATCGGGCGGTACGGTCACGACGTACACGATCAAGGATGTCGCGATAGACAAAGGCATCCCTGATACTCGGTTCGAGTTCAAGGCGCCCTCAGGCACGGACATCATCGATCTGCGATAA
- a CDS encoding DNA translocase FtsK — protein MRFHFVIQRTVRRKSTNTDASREQKTKRSLDPGRKLDIIGILMIVCAMLLFLAIVSYSSADQSSADLGAGDLLRLFGGDPDIQARADLTRNWLGLFGALLAGFLINATVGFFSIALPIGLAIWGWFILRKKDLRVLSYYTNYSVLFVLLLATFFGLLRLVPWMPDISPAWAGNVGDFAAGLLSRLIGTTGGIIGVIATGVILAIIAVDYDIHRTLDRVRRLAGALISSMHGDAIRELRREREAASLAEADLPPVPDPVPDVILPAKKRVESVPPRPVPSSAPVQAIDTPRHVPVSIARTDAPLNGNMAPALSSDSSPRSNGVISKENVEELRGLYGDDRNGKSAEQPNLKPDASQKAPSLSRDKEDVAKRTPVEALAVQNETVAPIDAGEPLINEHEKKAVQQAVAKKMAFAESDVNSEETNKELSLEKLSGYQYPNESLLDDAQRAHVISDQELKLKADQVIEKLSVFGIGIRDIRVIPGPVVTQFELVPDSSVKISKIVSLSDDLALALAARGIRIIAPIPGKSAVGVEIPNNSPEMVNFKSVVSSAVFQKARHSLPLGLGKSITGDVFIDDLAKMPHLLIAGATGSGKSVGINVMIASILYKAHPSDVKFVMIDPKKIELQQYRGLSRHFLATCPDIDEEIITDPANAVIVLKSLEMEMDMRYTKLAKAGVRHVTDYNVKVKSGALKESDTLTHYRLPYIVVIIDELADLMITAAREVEEPIARLAQLARAVGIHLIVATQRPSVDVLTGVIKANFSARIAYQVASRIDSRTILDGTGADQLLGNGDMLYQPSGQPKPVRVQNAFLSTAEVERVVEFIADQRGYLRPYQLPSLKTSRKGQSREDSLENDELILEAAHLIVRHQQGSVSLLQRRLKIGYSRAARIVDQLEIAGVVGPADGSKSREVLVENEDEIDTLLMDYR, from the coding sequence GTGCGGTTCCACTTTGTCATTCAGAGGACGGTGAGACGCAAAAGCACTAATACCGACGCGTCACGCGAACAGAAGACGAAGCGCAGCCTCGACCCTGGGCGCAAGCTCGATATCATCGGAATACTGATGATCGTATGCGCCATGCTGTTGTTCCTCGCTATTGTCTCCTACTCGTCGGCGGATCAGTCAAGTGCCGATCTCGGCGCTGGTGATCTGCTCCGTCTGTTTGGTGGCGATCCCGACATCCAGGCACGCGCCGACTTAACCCGGAACTGGTTGGGCCTGTTCGGCGCATTGCTCGCCGGATTTCTCATAAACGCGACGGTGGGATTCTTCTCTATCGCACTCCCGATAGGGCTGGCGATTTGGGGATGGTTCATTCTCCGAAAAAAAGATCTGCGCGTCCTGAGTTATTACACGAATTATTCCGTTCTCTTCGTTCTCCTCCTCGCAACATTTTTCGGACTGCTACGCCTTGTTCCCTGGATGCCTGATATTTCGCCCGCCTGGGCTGGAAACGTCGGTGATTTTGCGGCGGGTCTCCTGTCGCGATTGATTGGAACAACGGGCGGCATAATTGGTGTCATTGCAACCGGCGTAATTCTCGCGATCATCGCAGTCGATTACGACATACATCGTACGCTGGATCGGGTGCGCCGCCTTGCAGGTGCCCTCATCTCAAGTATGCATGGTGACGCGATACGTGAATTGCGGCGCGAACGTGAAGCCGCGTCACTGGCTGAGGCGGATCTACCGCCGGTGCCGGATCCCGTTCCGGATGTTATTCTCCCTGCGAAAAAACGGGTTGAATCCGTTCCGCCTCGCCCCGTACCTTCATCAGCGCCCGTGCAGGCGATCGACACCCCGCGTCATGTGCCTGTCTCTATCGCCCGCACCGACGCACCGCTGAACGGCAACATGGCTCCCGCGTTGTCTTCAGACTCATCGCCGCGCTCGAATGGAGTAATTTCCAAGGAGAACGTTGAGGAGTTGCGCGGATTATACGGTGACGATCGGAATGGGAAGTCTGCCGAGCAGCCGAATTTAAAACCGGACGCATCGCAGAAGGCGCCGTCTTTGTCACGCGATAAAGAGGATGTGGCAAAACGAACACCAGTCGAGGCACTGGCAGTCCAGAATGAAACCGTGGCCCCGATCGATGCCGGAGAACCGCTCATCAACGAGCACGAAAAAAAGGCGGTGCAGCAGGCCGTGGCAAAGAAGATGGCCTTTGCAGAGTCGGATGTCAACAGTGAGGAGACAAACAAGGAGCTGTCGCTCGAAAAGCTTTCGGGATATCAATACCCGAACGAAAGCTTGCTCGACGATGCCCAGCGAGCGCATGTCATCTCCGATCAGGAACTCAAGCTAAAAGCCGATCAGGTTATTGAGAAGTTGTCCGTTTTTGGAATCGGAATCCGGGATATCCGTGTGATTCCTGGTCCCGTTGTCACACAATTCGAGCTTGTTCCAGACTCCAGTGTTAAAATCAGCAAGATCGTTTCTCTCTCTGACGATCTTGCCTTGGCACTCGCAGCTCGCGGTATTCGCATCATCGCGCCGATACCGGGTAAAAGTGCCGTCGGGGTGGAAATTCCGAATAATTCCCCTGAAATGGTGAATTTTAAAAGCGTGGTATCATCGGCAGTGTTTCAGAAAGCCCGTCACTCCCTCCCGCTCGGACTCGGAAAATCCATAACGGGAGATGTGTTCATCGACGACCTCGCGAAGATGCCTCACCTGCTTATTGCAGGTGCGACTGGATCGGGAAAGAGCGTCGGGATCAATGTGATGATCGCGAGTATCCTGTATAAAGCGCATCCTTCCGATGTGAAGTTTGTCATGATCGATCCGAAGAAGATCGAACTGCAGCAGTACCGCGGGCTCAGCCGCCACTTCCTCGCAACGTGTCCCGATATCGACGAAGAAATCATTACTGATCCTGCGAATGCGGTCATTGTTTTGAAGAGCCTGGAAATGGAGATGGACATGCGCTACACCAAGCTCGCAAAAGCGGGTGTGCGTCATGTGACTGATTACAACGTGAAGGTAAAGTCCGGAGCGCTCAAAGAGAGCGACACGCTTACGCACTACCGTCTGCCGTACATAGTCGTCATCATCGATGAACTTGCCGACCTGATGATCACCGCGGCGCGCGAAGTGGAGGAGCCGATCGCACGTCTCGCACAGCTGGCACGCGCCGTCGGCATTCATCTCATTGTCGCGACACAGAGGCCTTCCGTGGACGTTCTGACAGGAGTCATCAAGGCCAATTTCTCCGCGAGAATTGCATACCAGGTTGCAAGTCGTATCGACTCGCGGACCATTCTCGATGGGACGGGTGCGGATCAGCTTCTCGGAAATGGCGACATGCTGTATCAGCCAAGCGGCCAGCCAAAACCGGTGCGCGTGCAAAACGCCTTTCTCAGCACGGCCGAGGTCGAGCGGGTGGTGGAATTTATCGCCGACCAACGCGGTTATTTGCGGCCGTATCAGTTGCCCTCCCTTAAAACTTCACGCAAGGGGCAGTCCCGCGAAGATTCGCTTGAGAACGATGAGCTCATACTCGAGGCCGCTCATTTGATCGTGCGCCATCAGCAGGGTTCAGTGTCGCTGCTCCAACGGCGATTGAAAATCGGGTACTCGCGTGCTGCTCGCATTGTTGACCAGTTGGAGATTGCGGGTGTGGTGGGCCCTGCGGACGGAAGCAAGTCCCGCGAAGTTCTGGTAGAGAATGAAGATGAGATTGACACCCTGTTGATGGATTACCGATGA
- the gcvT gene encoding glycine cleavage system aminomethyltransferase GcvT yields MKLTPFHEKHIGLGAKMVEFAGFHMPIQYEGIIAEHKRVRTTVGVFDVTHMGEFEVRGKDAFAFVQRMTTNDVSRLEEGKVQYSALCYDNAGIVDDLLVYHCGDYVQLVVNASNMEKDFAWLSEHVSGDVQLIDKSDDTALLAIQGPKSLDTMRVLTDLDLASMPYYSFLRGTVAGIECLISRTGYTGELGFEVYFKNDPVLASKMWDAIFEAGKPYDIAAIGLGARDTLRLEVGFCLYGNDIDQTTHPLEAGLGWITKLAKGDFIGRDVLLKAKEAGMPRKLVGLLVEGRSVPRHGYDVIVDGTPAGVITSGTMSPMLEKGIAMGYVPSTCAEPGSTVHVRIRNQDVPAKVVKIPFIQKNS; encoded by the coding sequence ATGAAACTCACTCCGTTTCACGAAAAACACATTGGCCTCGGCGCAAAGATGGTCGAGTTTGCCGGCTTCCACATGCCCATTCAGTATGAGGGTATCATCGCAGAACACAAACGCGTGCGTACGACCGTCGGAGTCTTCGACGTAACCCACATGGGCGAATTCGAAGTGCGCGGCAAGGACGCCTTTGCATTCGTGCAGCGCATGACTACCAACGATGTCTCGCGTCTCGAGGAAGGAAAAGTCCAGTACTCCGCCCTGTGTTACGACAACGCCGGCATCGTGGATGATTTGCTTGTGTACCACTGCGGCGATTATGTGCAGCTTGTTGTAAACGCCTCGAACATGGAGAAGGACTTTGCATGGCTGTCCGAACATGTTTCGGGCGACGTGCAGCTTATCGACAAGAGTGATGACACTGCGCTGCTTGCAATTCAGGGCCCGAAATCGCTCGACACCATGCGGGTATTGACGGATCTTGATCTCGCATCCATGCCGTATTACTCCTTCCTGCGTGGAACCGTGGCAGGGATCGAGTGTCTCATCTCCCGCACCGGCTATACCGGTGAGCTTGGTTTTGAGGTGTATTTCAAGAACGATCCGGTGCTCGCATCTAAAATGTGGGATGCAATCTTTGAGGCAGGCAAACCATATGACATCGCCGCTATTGGACTCGGAGCCCGCGACACGTTGCGTCTTGAAGTGGGATTTTGCCTCTACGGCAACGATATCGACCAGACAACGCATCCTCTTGAGGCGGGACTCGGCTGGATTACGAAGCTCGCGAAGGGCGATTTTATTGGCCGCGACGTGCTTCTGAAAGCCAAAGAAGCCGGAATGCCCCGTAAACTCGTCGGACTGCTCGTCGAGGGCCGGAGCGTTCCGCGTCACGGGTATGACGTTATCGTTGACGGCACACCCGCGGGTGTAATCACGAGCGGCACAATGTCGCCGATGCTTGAAAAAGGCATCGCCATGGGATACGTCCCGAGCACCTGCGCAGAACCCGGAAGCACGGTGCATGTACGTATCCGTAATCAGGACGTCCCAGCCAAGGTTGTTAAAATTCCTTTCATTCAGAAGAACTCCTGA
- the fsa gene encoding fructose-6-phosphate aldolase produces the protein MKIFIDSADIREIREAASMGVIDGVTTNPSLVAKEGKNFRQLLDEILSVVDGPISAEVVSIDAEGIIREGRELAAIHPNIVVKVPLVREGLKAVRVLSSEQIHTNVTLCFSPMQALLAAKAGATYVSPFVGRLDDISIDGMDLIRQIVQIYQNYTFSTQVLAASIRHPIHALQSALAGADVATIPYKIIEQLFHHPLTDAGLERFLADWKKNEAKLV, from the coding sequence ATGAAGATATTCATCGATAGTGCCGACATCAGGGAAATCCGTGAAGCCGCCAGCATGGGTGTGATCGACGGAGTCACGACAAATCCTTCTCTCGTTGCAAAGGAAGGTAAGAACTTCAGGCAGTTGCTCGATGAAATACTGTCCGTTGTTGATGGGCCAATAAGCGCCGAAGTCGTGTCGATCGACGCCGAGGGTATTATCCGCGAAGGGCGTGAACTTGCAGCAATCCATCCGAATATCGTTGTGAAGGTGCCTCTCGTGCGGGAGGGTTTGAAGGCGGTGCGGGTGTTGTCGTCGGAACAGATTCATACCAACGTCACGTTGTGTTTTTCCCCGATGCAGGCTCTCCTTGCGGCGAAGGCCGGAGCGACGTATGTCTCGCCTTTTGTCGGCCGCCTCGACGATATTTCGATAGACGGAATGGATCTCATCCGCCAGATTGTGCAAATCTACCAGAACTACACCTTTTCCACTCAGGTGCTGGCCGCGAGCATCAGGCACCCCATTCATGCGCTCCAGAGCGCGCTCGCTGGTGCCGACGTTGCGACGATTCCCTACAAGATTATTGAGCAGCTTTTCCACCATCCGTTGACTGACGCGGGTCTCGAACGCTTCCTCGCCGACTGGAAGAAGAACGAAGCGAAACTTGTCTGA
- a CDS encoding 6-carboxytetrahydropterin synthase: MDMDTVRIARLFHWEMGHRLPFHEGGCANIHGHSYRMWVEVAGQCDENGMLIDYGDLKLAVQPLVEPLDHAFLCYTGDSVMRDFLAFQGFKCALVPFQSTAENITRYFLDKIWEVIAKQPRITELTVRIHETENSYAEAKMSRSV; the protein is encoded by the coding sequence ATGGACATGGACACAGTACGCATCGCACGCCTGTTCCACTGGGAAATGGGGCACCGGCTCCCGTTCCACGAGGGTGGCTGCGCGAATATTCACGGCCACTCGTATCGCATGTGGGTTGAAGTGGCGGGGCAGTGCGATGAGAATGGGATGCTCATCGATTACGGTGATCTCAAACTTGCGGTGCAACCTCTGGTTGAGCCGCTTGATCATGCCTTCCTCTGTTATACAGGGGATTCTGTCATGCGGGATTTTCTCGCATTCCAGGGATTCAAATGTGCTCTCGTCCCTTTTCAATCGACGGCTGAAAACATTACGCGCTATTTCCTCGATAAGATTTGGGAAGTCATTGCCAAACAGCCTCGGATTACGGAGCTAACGGTCCGAATTCATGAGACCGAGAATTCCTACGCGGAAGCAAAAATGAGCCGGTCTGTCTAG
- the lptG gene encoding LPS export ABC transporter permease LptG has protein sequence MTRLDRHLAMQFLKVSLFAIIAFSVIFIMVDMIENLDDFIDENVPTHMIAAYYVYFLPRILSLMVPVALLLSGLFVVGKMSATNELTIIKCSGVSLSRYMRPFLALALLVSLGMLGFDGYLVPRINAARLSIEREYLKKNLRVGGRYNMYFQDTDNRIVSVEYFDESVLTARRVSIQQFRTTDPTVMQKRIDAASMRWDLPRRRWKLQNATSRTFLHDSSLKAARRETVERDDSLDAPVLALTPEVIARMQQKPEEMELDELRDYIDRQRRAGSDIDRLLVDYHGKIAFPFASLIVVFFAVPFASVKRRSGLSVQFGISIFLCFVYLVGQKLSQIFGYNGSIPAILAAWLPNMLFLVAAGIVITRVQK, from the coding sequence ATGACGCGCCTCGATCGCCATCTGGCCATGCAGTTTCTCAAGGTATCGCTGTTTGCGATCATCGCCTTCAGCGTGATCTTCATCATGGTCGACATGATCGAAAATCTGGATGATTTCATCGACGAGAATGTGCCGACACATATGATCGCCGCCTATTACGTGTACTTTCTTCCGCGTATCCTCAGCTTGATGGTTCCAGTTGCACTGCTGCTGTCCGGCCTCTTTGTTGTCGGAAAGATGAGCGCAACAAACGAACTCACCATCATTAAATGCAGCGGTGTGAGTTTAAGCCGGTATATGCGGCCGTTCCTTGCGCTGGCGCTGCTGGTCAGTCTTGGGATGTTGGGGTTCGATGGCTATCTGGTACCACGGATCAATGCGGCGCGACTCTCAATCGAACGCGAGTACCTTAAAAAGAACTTGCGTGTCGGCGGCAGGTACAACATGTATTTTCAAGACACCGACAACAGAATCGTATCGGTGGAGTACTTTGATGAGTCGGTCTTGACTGCTCGGCGCGTCTCGATTCAGCAATTCCGGACTACCGACCCGACGGTCATGCAAAAACGTATTGATGCGGCGTCGATGCGCTGGGATCTACCCCGTCGACGATGGAAACTTCAGAACGCGACCTCGCGGACCTTCCTTCACGACTCGTCTCTCAAAGCTGCTCGTCGCGAGACCGTGGAGCGAGATGATTCGCTCGATGCGCCGGTACTCGCGCTGACGCCGGAAGTAATAGCGCGGATGCAACAGAAGCCTGAAGAGATGGAACTCGATGAATTGCGCGATTACATAGACCGCCAGAGGCGCGCGGGAAGCGACATCGACCGGTTATTGGTGGATTACCACGGGAAAATCGCCTTTCCGTTCGCATCCCTGATTGTCGTTTTTTTTGCAGTCCCTTTTGCATCTGTAAAACGGCGCAGCGGGCTTTCGGTTCAGTTCGGAATCAGCATCTTTCTCTGTTTTGTGTATCTGGTTGGACAGAAGCTTAGCCAGATATTCGGGTACAACGGTTCGATACCCGCAATCCTCGCCGCCTGGCTTCCGAATATGCTCTTTCTTGTGGCTGCCGGGATTGTCATCACTCGTGTGCAGAAATAA
- a CDS encoding LptF/LptG family permease → MILGRHILRAHVGPFLFSNAVIVFLFLLQFLMKSAGDIVGKGLSIWVVLELISLNLAWILVLSVPMSVLVATLMAFGNLSSTNEVVIMRASGMSLYRMLLPVFFMTGLVTWGLILFNNRVLPEANIRLRTLMTDILRIKPTLSLQAGVFTTDDQLPNYRILVRKTFEKTNDLEGVTIYDLSRPEKSVVVTAAHGSVAFSPDYSKVIMDLRNGEIHEIDSDKSRSYRTLRFSRHRVSIPASGFGFQRSDASSAQRDDRTMSAQMMEGIVDSISALQGKKQQALHQRIIRDISPWTLMRHERDPADPFAADAFEPMLTDVDPDTILSPVHGVSTRRDTLDAIMRVVGNLRQSQAMIAAEQSSIDYDETQVNKYLVEVYKKYSIPAACLVFVLIGAPLGMMARRGGFGVGAGISLGFFLFYWAFLIGGEKLADRNILTPFVGMWAANMVLGTIGVLLAIKTARETWVIDWSVFTRLIPRAWRVEHQSTVHNPHES, encoded by the coding sequence ATGATTCTCGGAAGGCACATCCTGAGGGCACACGTCGGCCCGTTCCTCTTCTCGAACGCAGTCATCGTGTTTCTCTTTCTACTTCAGTTCCTTATGAAATCCGCGGGTGACATCGTCGGGAAAGGACTGAGCATTTGGGTGGTGCTTGAACTGATTTCCTTGAATCTCGCTTGGATTCTGGTTCTTTCCGTGCCGATGTCGGTGTTGGTTGCAACCTTGATGGCCTTCGGAAATCTCTCGTCCACCAACGAGGTCGTCATCATGCGGGCAAGCGGCATGAGCCTCTACCGCATGTTGCTGCCGGTTTTTTTCATGACAGGGTTGGTCACCTGGGGCCTAATCCTGTTTAATAACCGCGTGCTGCCCGAAGCGAATATCCGCCTCCGCACACTCATGACCGATATTCTGCGGATCAAGCCCACGCTGTCGCTCCAGGCCGGAGTGTTCACCACCGACGATCAGTTGCCGAATTACCGCATCCTCGTCAGGAAGACGTTTGAAAAAACGAATGATCTGGAAGGCGTGACTATCTATGATCTGTCCCGGCCGGAAAAATCGGTGGTTGTGACCGCGGCTCATGGCAGTGTGGCGTTTTCACCAGACTATTCGAAAGTGATCATGGATCTTCGAAATGGTGAAATCCATGAAATCGATTCCGACAAGTCGCGTTCCTACCGCACGCTCCGTTTTTCGCGGCATCGCGTCAGCATCCCGGCCTCCGGCTTCGGCTTTCAGCGAAGCGATGCTTCATCCGCACAACGAGACGACCGGACCATGAGCGCGCAGATGATGGAGGGAATAGTGGACTCCATCAGCGCCTTGCAGGGTAAAAAGCAGCAAGCTCTTCATCAGAGAATTATTCGTGATATTTCTCCATGGACCTTAATGCGACACGAACGCGATCCCGCCGACCCCTTCGCGGCAGATGCATTCGAACCCATGCTGACAGATGTGGATCCGGATACGATTCTGTCCCCGGTGCATGGTGTGTCCACTAGGCGTGACACGCTCGACGCCATCATGCGTGTTGTGGGAAACCTCCGGCAATCACAGGCGATGATTGCCGCCGAACAGAGCTCCATCGACTACGACGAGACGCAGGTCAATAAATACCTGGTCGAAGTATACAAGAAGTACTCGATCCCCGCTGCGTGTCTTGTCTTTGTTCTCATCGGTGCTCCGCTAGGCATGATGGCGCGGCGCGGAGGATTCGGTGTTGGAGCAGGAATCAGCTTGGGATTTTTCCTCTTTTATTGGGCCTTTCTGATAGGCGGAGAGAAGCTTGCAGACAGGAACATTCTCACGCCATTTGTTGGCATGTGGGCTGCGAACATGGTGCTCGGTACCATCGGGGTGCTTCTGGCGATTAAAACCGCGCGAGAAACCTGGGTCATTGACTGGTCCGTGTTTACACGTTTGATCCCGCGTGCATGGCGCGTGGAGCATCAATCGACGGTACACAATCCGCACGAGTCCTGA